A single window of Vibrio stylophorae DNA harbors:
- a CDS encoding UDP-glucose dehydrogenase family protein yields MRVTVFGVGYVGLVQAVCLADSGHDVHCVDIDAHKIERLRQGQVTIYEPGLEALLVRNLRDKRLTFSTDLGAGIRFAQVLFIAVGTPTAEDGQADLTYVLAAAKNIGEQLTSDAVVVIKSTVPVGTGDQVQQIIEQQLTARQQSLTIAVVSNPEFLKEGSALNDCAKPDRIIIGTDSHYAEQQMRELYAAFNRTRDKILLMDRRSAELSKYAANCMLATKISFMNEIANLAEQLGADVESVRHGIGSDPRIGYQFIYPGCGYGGSCFPKDVQALSHSGAAHHVPTNILNAVHATNCAQKQKLLHHLQRHFSTLSGKTIAVWGLAFKPNTDDIRDAPSIDLIQGLCAQQARVQVYDPKAMDNTQRYFGQQQGIQYCDDKYATLNGADALVICTEWKEFWAPDFERMLVALKHPVLVDGRNLYEPQRMQHRGFYYYAIGRGASVQRPKRAVKN; encoded by the coding sequence ATGCGTGTAACGGTTTTTGGCGTTGGTTATGTCGGGCTGGTGCAAGCGGTGTGCTTGGCTGATAGCGGCCATGATGTCCATTGCGTTGATATTGATGCGCATAAAATTGAGCGATTGCGGCAAGGGCAAGTGACGATTTACGAGCCCGGCCTTGAAGCCTTGTTAGTCCGTAATTTACGGGATAAGCGACTGACTTTTTCTACCGACTTGGGTGCAGGGATTCGCTTTGCTCAGGTGCTATTTATCGCAGTTGGGACACCGACAGCAGAAGATGGCCAAGCGGATCTTACCTATGTACTTGCAGCGGCAAAAAATATTGGTGAGCAGCTGACTTCAGATGCCGTCGTGGTGATTAAATCGACAGTTCCTGTAGGGACGGGCGATCAAGTTCAGCAGATCATTGAGCAGCAACTAACCGCCCGTCAGCAAAGTCTCACTATTGCCGTGGTTTCTAATCCTGAGTTTTTAAAAGAGGGCTCGGCGCTTAATGACTGCGCTAAACCTGATCGCATTATTATCGGTACAGATAGCCATTATGCAGAGCAGCAGATGCGCGAGTTGTACGCTGCATTTAACCGAACGCGAGATAAAATTTTGCTGATGGATCGGCGCTCAGCCGAGCTTAGTAAGTATGCGGCTAACTGCATGCTGGCAACTAAAATCTCCTTTATGAATGAAATTGCCAACTTAGCGGAGCAATTGGGCGCGGATGTGGAGTCAGTTCGCCATGGGATTGGCTCTGATCCACGCATTGGTTATCAGTTTATATATCCGGGTTGCGGCTATGGCGGATCTTGTTTTCCCAAGGATGTGCAAGCGCTGTCACATAGCGGCGCGGCGCATCACGTACCCACCAATATTCTCAATGCAGTTCATGCGACGAACTGCGCGCAAAAGCAAAAACTGCTGCACCACCTGCAACGTCATTTTTCGACGCTGTCAGGCAAAACCATCGCAGTGTGGGGATTGGCCTTTAAGCCCAATACCGATGACATTCGTGATGCGCCAAGTATTGATCTGATTCAAGGGCTTTGTGCGCAGCAGGCGCGGGTGCAAGTGTATGACCCCAAAGCAATGGACAATACCCAGCGCTATTTTGGGCAGCAGCAAGGCATTCAATATTGTGATGATAAATATGCGACCTTGAATGGCGCCGATGCCTTGGTGATCTGTACTGAATGGAAAGAGTTTTGGGCGCCGGATTTTGAGCGCATGCTTGTTGCGCTCAAGCATCCTGTGCTGGTGGATGGACGTAATCTATATGAGCCGCAGCGCATGCAGCATCGCGGCTTTTACTATTACGCCATTGGCCGTGGTGCGAGTGTGCAGCGGCCAAAAAGAGCAGTGAAAAATTAG
- the mutM gene encoding bifunctional DNA-formamidopyrimidine glycosylase/DNA-(apurinic or apyrimidinic site) lyase: MPELPEVEVTRMGIAPYLEGQTIQSIEIRQDKLRWPVAAELYTLADVEITGVRRRAKYLLLDTAQGSIIIHLGMSGNLRILEQPAPAQKHDHIDLVLCNGTRLRYNDPRRFGAWLWQPAGQIHSVFAKVGPEPLTDDFNADYLQQKIKGKQTAIKQLLMDNAVVVGVGNIYANEALFMAGIHPQRAGGRISAARVSALVASIKSVLSTAIAQGGTTLKDFLQADGKPGYFAQTLQVYGRMGKPCVQCGAPLKGVKIAGRMTSYCAHCQR, from the coding sequence ATGCCTGAGTTACCAGAAGTTGAAGTGACCCGCATGGGGATTGCACCTTATCTTGAAGGGCAAACCATTCAATCCATCGAGATTCGCCAAGACAAATTACGTTGGCCGGTGGCTGCTGAGCTTTATACGCTTGCTGATGTTGAGATCACTGGGGTTCGCCGACGTGCAAAATATCTGCTGCTCGATACGGCGCAAGGTAGCATTATCATCCATCTTGGAATGTCGGGTAATTTGCGGATACTTGAGCAGCCAGCGCCTGCACAAAAACACGATCATATCGACTTGGTGCTGTGCAATGGTACGCGCTTGCGTTATAACGACCCACGCCGTTTTGGTGCTTGGTTATGGCAGCCCGCTGGGCAAATTCATTCGGTCTTTGCCAAAGTCGGCCCAGAGCCTTTAACTGATGATTTCAATGCCGATTACTTGCAGCAAAAAATTAAAGGCAAGCAGACAGCTATCAAACAACTGCTGATGGATAACGCTGTGGTGGTTGGCGTTGGTAACATCTACGCCAATGAAGCACTGTTTATGGCGGGTATTCATCCTCAGCGCGCTGGTGGACGTATTAGCGCTGCAAGAGTGAGCGCTTTAGTCGCATCAATTAAATCTGTTCTCAGCACCGCGATTGCGCAAGGTGGCACCACCTTAAAAGACTTTTTACAGGCTGATGGTAAGCCGGGCTATTTTGCACAAACATTGCAAGTTTACGGCCGTATGGGTAAGCCCTGCGTGCAATGCGGCGCACCCTTGAAAGGGGTGAAAATCGCTGGGCGAATGACCAGCTATTGCGCGCATTGCCAACGCTAG
- the rpmG gene encoding 50S ribosomal protein L33: MAKGIREKIKLVSSAGTGHFYTTDKNKRNMPGKMEIKKYDPVVRQHVMYKEAKIK; this comes from the coding sequence ATGGCTAAAGGTATTCGCGAGAAGATCAAGCTAGTTTCATCTGCTGGCACTGGTCACTTCTACACGACTGATAAAAACAAGCGTAACATGCCTGGCAAAATGGAGATCAAAAAATACGATCCTGTTGTTCGCCAACACGTTATGTACAAAGAAGCAAAAATCAAGTAA
- the rpmB gene encoding 50S ribosomal protein L28 gives MSRVCQVTGKRPTVGNNRSHANNATKRRFLPNLQTHRFWVESEKRFVKLRVSTKGMRIIDKKGIEVVLNELRARGERV, from the coding sequence ATGTCACGAGTATGCCAAGTAACTGGCAAGCGTCCTACAGTGGGTAACAACCGCTCGCACGCAAATAATGCCACCAAGCGTCGTTTTCTGCCGAACCTGCAAACTCATCGTTTCTGGGTAGAAAGCGAAAAACGCTTTGTTAAACTACGTGTATCTACTAAAGGTATGCGCATCATCGATAAAAAAGGTATCGAAGTTGTTCTTAACGAACTTCGTGCCCGCGGTGAGCGAGTGTAA
- the radC gene encoding RadC family protein, with translation MVKILQLPKDSRPREKLLQRGPQALSDAELLAIFLRVGVPGMNAVALSEYLLTHFGSLQGLLTASESEFCQIKGMGQAKFVQLQAAMEMTKRYLYESLEKGDALTCAEQSKTYVASVLRGRHREAFWVLFLNQQHQLIASEMLFEGTLNAASVYPREVVKRALDHHAAAVMLAHNHPSGHTDPSRADHQLTKLLVEALAWVEIRVLDHFIVGEGAVLSFAEQGWMPATPERIKKV, from the coding sequence ATGGTTAAAATTCTTCAATTACCCAAAGACTCAAGACCGCGCGAAAAGCTGTTGCAACGCGGGCCACAAGCGCTTTCTGATGCAGAATTATTGGCGATTTTTTTGCGTGTTGGGGTGCCAGGCATGAACGCTGTGGCGCTATCGGAGTATCTACTCACTCACTTTGGTTCCTTGCAGGGACTATTGACCGCTAGTGAGTCTGAGTTTTGCCAAATCAAGGGGATGGGGCAGGCAAAATTTGTGCAGTTACAGGCTGCGATGGAGATGACCAAACGCTATTTGTACGAGTCGCTAGAGAAGGGCGATGCTCTGACCTGCGCTGAGCAATCGAAAACTTATGTTGCCAGTGTGCTGCGCGGCCGCCATCGCGAAGCCTTTTGGGTGCTTTTTTTAAATCAACAACATCAACTGATTGCCAGTGAGATGTTATTTGAAGGCACTTTAAATGCGGCTAGCGTGTATCCACGCGAAGTGGTCAAGCGCGCTTTGGATCATCATGCGGCTGCGGTGATGCTGGCACATAATCATCCTTCAGGTCATACTGACCCCAGTCGCGCCGATCATCAGCTAACAAAATTGTTAGTGGAGGCCCTTGCGTGGGTAGAAATTCGTGTTTTAGACCATTTTATTGTGGGAGAAGGCGCGGTATTGTCCTTCGCAGAGCAAGGCTGGATGCCCGCCACGCCTGAAAGGATCAAAAAAGTTTAG
- the coaBC gene encoding bifunctional phosphopantothenoylcysteine decarboxylase/phosphopantothenate--cysteine ligase CoaBC: MSLANRKILLGISGGIAAYKCAELTRRLKERGAEVRIVMTAAAKEFITPLTLQAVSGHPVSDSLFDPAAEASMGHIELAKWADLVLVAPATADLIARMSAGMGNDLLSTLCLATSAPIAVAPAMNQQMYQHIATQANIATLAARGAMIWGPDSGEQACGDVGPGRMLDPMGLVHHCEQFFAAILTQKTLSHLKIAITAGPTREALDPVRFISNHSSGKMGFAIAKAAAALGAQVTLISGPVNLATPTGVTRIDVESAEQMAQAALNTASTQHIFIGCAAVADYRAQQIAEQKMKKQSGEETLTLTLVKNPDIIATVAALSQNRPFTVGFAAETEQVAKYAQDKLQRKNLDLICANDVSSKEQGFNSDQNALHLYWQGGDKALPLCHKEQLAQQLITEIVARYHESH, translated from the coding sequence ATGAGCTTAGCGAATCGTAAAATTTTGCTGGGGATCAGCGGCGGTATTGCCGCCTATAAGTGCGCCGAACTCACCCGTCGGCTCAAAGAGCGCGGCGCCGAAGTGCGCATTGTGATGACCGCGGCTGCCAAAGAGTTTATCACCCCACTCACCCTACAAGCGGTGAGCGGCCATCCAGTCAGCGATAGCCTATTTGATCCAGCGGCAGAAGCCTCCATGGGTCATATTGAATTGGCCAAATGGGCGGACTTAGTGCTCGTTGCACCAGCCACCGCTGATTTAATCGCGCGTATGAGCGCTGGCATGGGTAACGATCTACTCTCGACACTGTGTCTTGCCACCAGCGCACCTATTGCCGTGGCGCCAGCAATGAACCAGCAGATGTATCAACATATTGCGACACAGGCCAATATTGCGACCCTCGCAGCCCGTGGCGCGATGATCTGGGGTCCAGATAGTGGTGAGCAAGCCTGCGGCGATGTCGGCCCGGGGCGCATGCTAGACCCCATGGGTTTAGTGCATCACTGTGAACAATTCTTTGCAGCCATCCTTACACAGAAGACCCTCTCTCACCTTAAGATTGCGATTACCGCAGGACCTACTCGCGAGGCGCTGGATCCTGTGCGATTTATCAGTAACCACAGCTCCGGCAAGATGGGCTTTGCTATTGCCAAAGCTGCCGCGGCGCTTGGTGCGCAAGTCACTCTGATTAGCGGTCCTGTCAATCTAGCCACACCAACGGGTGTCACACGCATTGATGTGGAAAGTGCCGAGCAAATGGCACAAGCCGCACTGAATACTGCCAGCACCCAGCATATTTTCATTGGCTGTGCTGCGGTCGCGGACTATCGCGCTCAGCAAATTGCCGAGCAGAAAATGAAAAAACAAAGCGGTGAGGAGACACTGACCCTCACCCTAGTGAAAAACCCAGATATTATCGCCACTGTTGCTGCGCTCTCGCAAAATCGCCCCTTTACCGTGGGCTTTGCTGCAGAAACCGAGCAAGTGGCAAAGTACGCACAGGACAAACTGCAGCGTAAAAATCTTGATCTCATTTGCGCCAACGATGTGTCGTCAAAAGAACAAGGTTTTAACAGCGACCAAAATGCACTTCACCTCTATTGGCAAGGCGGCGACAAAGCACTGCCCCTTTGTCATAAAGAACAATTAGCCCAACAACTGATCACCGAAATTGTAGCGAGATACCATGAAAGCCATTGA
- the dut gene encoding dUTP diphosphatase, whose translation MKAIDLKILDPRVGTEFPLPAYATEGSAGLDLRACIDAPLTVAPGETHLIPTGIAIHIGDPSLAATILPRSGLGHKHGIVLGNLVGLIDSDYQGQLMVSVWNRGDTTFTMEPGERIAQLVILPVVQAQFNIVDDFAQSDRGEGGFGHSGRS comes from the coding sequence ATGAAAGCCATTGATCTTAAAATCCTTGACCCACGTGTCGGCACCGAATTCCCTCTACCAGCATACGCCACCGAGGGCTCTGCAGGTCTAGACCTTCGTGCTTGTATCGATGCACCGCTGACCGTGGCTCCGGGCGAAACACATCTCATCCCAACAGGAATAGCCATTCATATTGGCGATCCAAGCCTTGCTGCAACCATTTTGCCGCGTTCTGGGTTGGGCCATAAACACGGCATAGTGCTCGGTAACTTGGTGGGTTTGATTGATTCAGATTATCAAGGTCAGTTGATGGTTTCTGTATGGAACCGCGGCGACACCACATTCACCATGGAGCCAGGCGAGCGTATTGCACAATTGGTGATCCTGCCTGTAGTTCAAGCGCAATTTAATATTGTTGATGACTTTGCCCAAAGCGATCGCGGTGAAGGCGGCTTTGGCCACTCTGGCCGCAGCTAA
- the slmA gene encoding nucleoid occlusion factor SlmA — protein sequence MTATKKNRRDEILQALAQMLESREGSQRITTAKLAAQVGVSEAALYRHFPSKARMFEGLIEFIEDALITRINRIIDEEKDTLTRLRLIIQLLLAFAERNPGLCRIMTGHALMFEQERLQSRINQLFERIEMQLRQVIRERKLREGKEFPVGDNVLAAQLLGQVEGSLSRFVRSDFKYSPTDHFSDYWQLLSAQLQ from the coding sequence ATGACAGCGACGAAAAAAAATCGACGCGATGAAATTCTGCAAGCCCTAGCGCAAATGCTGGAGTCCCGCGAAGGCAGTCAGCGCATCACCACTGCAAAGCTCGCAGCACAAGTGGGTGTCTCTGAGGCGGCGCTTTATCGCCACTTCCCTAGCAAAGCACGCATGTTTGAAGGTTTAATTGAGTTTATTGAAGATGCGCTGATCACTCGAATCAACCGCATTATCGATGAAGAAAAAGACACCCTGACCCGCCTGCGCCTGATCATTCAGTTGCTGCTCGCCTTTGCTGAGCGCAACCCAGGCTTGTGCCGCATCATGACAGGTCACGCTCTGATGTTTGAACAAGAGCGTTTGCAATCTCGCATCAACCAATTGTTTGAACGCATTGAGATGCAGCTTCGCCAAGTCATTCGCGAGCGTAAACTGCGTGAAGGCAAAGAGTTCCCTGTGGGAGATAACGTGCTAGCAGCGCAGCTTTTAGGGCAAGTTGAAGGTAGTTTGAGCCGTTTTGTTCGCTCTGATTTCAAATATTCGCCTACCGATCACTTTAGTGATTACTGGCAATTGCTCAGTGCTCAGCTGCAATAA
- the pyrE gene encoding orotate phosphoribosyltransferase: MKGYQRQFIEFALEKQVLKFGEFTLKSGRQSPYFFNAGLFNTGRDLAKLGRFYAAALADSGVDYDLVFGPAYKGIPIATTTVVALAEHHDTDVPYCFNRKEAKDHGEGGNLVGSELKGRVMLVDDVITAGTAIRESMAIIAANQADLAGVLVAIDRQEKGKGELSAIQEVERDFDCKVISIVSLTDLITYLEEQGDQAEHLEAVKAYRAQYGVA, translated from the coding sequence ATGAAAGGCTATCAGCGCCAGTTTATTGAATTTGCCCTGGAGAAGCAGGTGCTTAAGTTTGGTGAGTTCACCTTAAAATCTGGTCGTCAGAGCCCATACTTCTTTAATGCGGGTTTGTTTAACACTGGCCGTGATTTGGCAAAATTGGGGCGCTTTTACGCGGCAGCCTTAGCTGACTCTGGTGTGGATTACGATTTGGTTTTTGGTCCAGCATATAAGGGCATTCCAATTGCCACCACCACGGTCGTTGCGCTTGCTGAGCATCATGACACCGATGTGCCATATTGCTTTAACCGCAAAGAAGCCAAAGATCATGGCGAAGGTGGTAACTTGGTGGGCAGTGAGCTAAAAGGCCGTGTGATGCTGGTGGATGATGTGATCACGGCTGGTACTGCAATTCGTGAGTCCATGGCAATTATTGCAGCCAACCAAGCGGACTTGGCGGGTGTTTTGGTGGCGATTGATCGCCAAGAAAAAGGTAAGGGTGAGCTCTCGGCGATTCAAGAAGTGGAACGCGACTTTGATTGCAAAGTGATCTCTATTGTTTCTTTGACTGATTTAATCACCTACCTTGAAGAGCAAGGCGACCAAGCTGAGCATCTTGAAGCGGTGAAAGCCTACCGCGCGCAATATGGCGTGGCATAA
- the rph gene encoding ribonuclease PH has product MRPNERDPQHVRPIRFTRDFTAYAEGSVLVEFGNTKVICTASIEEGVPRFLRGQGQGWITAEYGMLPRATHTRNRREAANGKQGGRTMEIQRLIARSLRAAVDLTKLGDYTITVDCDVIQADGGTRTASISGACVALADALNKLVAEGKLAENPMTMMIAAVSVGIVDGEARCDLEYVEDSAAETDMNVVMTEDGRMIEVQGTAEGQPFTHEELLTLLSLAKGGIEAIVTAQKAALTN; this is encoded by the coding sequence ATGCGTCCTAATGAAAGAGATCCGCAGCACGTTCGCCCGATTCGCTTTACCCGCGACTTTACTGCCTATGCAGAAGGCTCTGTGTTGGTTGAGTTTGGTAATACTAAGGTGATTTGTACCGCTTCAATTGAAGAGGGTGTGCCTCGTTTTCTTCGTGGTCAAGGTCAAGGCTGGATCACCGCCGAATATGGCATGTTGCCACGTGCAACCCATACCCGTAACCGACGTGAAGCGGCCAATGGCAAGCAGGGCGGTCGTACCATGGAGATTCAACGTCTGATTGCGCGTAGTCTTCGCGCTGCGGTCGATCTGACAAAATTGGGCGATTACACCATCACTGTTGACTGTGATGTGATTCAAGCCGATGGCGGTACGCGTACGGCGTCTATTTCAGGTGCTTGTGTGGCACTGGCAGATGCCCTCAATAAATTGGTGGCTGAAGGCAAACTGGCTGAAAACCCAATGACCATGATGATTGCCGCCGTTTCTGTGGGTATTGTGGATGGTGAAGCGCGCTGTGATTTGGAATATGTAGAAGACTCGGCAGCTGAAACGGACATGAATGTGGTGATGACTGAAGATGGCCGCATGATTGAAGTGCAAGGCACCGCAGAAGGTCAGCCATTTACGCATGAAGAGCTGCTGACATTATTGTCGCTGGCCAAGGGTGGCATTGAGGCCATTGTGACCGCGCAGAAAGCGGCATTGACTAATTGA
- a CDS encoding DUF4156 domain-containing protein, which produces MKSVLRFFSAIFATLSLAGCVTFPTPESEKVKVYWDHSQAIAGCENLGMVIGSEGHFYDYWLHADRDMVWGAVNEMRIKVAEKGGDTLYLYQPFGFLSSVTLMGGAYRCHSSAEVAVL; this is translated from the coding sequence ATGAAATCAGTTTTGCGTTTTTTCAGTGCAATCTTTGCCACGCTTTCCTTGGCTGGTTGTGTCACCTTTCCAACGCCAGAATCAGAAAAAGTCAAAGTGTATTGGGATCATAGTCAGGCCATCGCCGGCTGTGAAAACTTAGGGATGGTGATCGGCTCTGAAGGTCACTTCTATGATTATTGGTTGCATGCAGACCGCGATATGGTGTGGGGCGCGGTCAATGAAATGCGCATTAAGGTTGCCGAAAAGGGGGGCGATACCCTCTATCTTTACCAACCCTTTGGCTTTTTAAGTTCAGTCACCCTGATGGGCGGCGCGTATCGTTGCCATAGCAGCGCTGAAGTTGCGGTTCTTTAA
- a CDS encoding YicC/YloC family endoribonuclease, which yields MIYSMTAYARQEIKADWGTAVWEIRSVNQRYLETYFRLPEQFRSLEPVLRERFRKGLARGKVECMLRFEANNAAKGELSINKDLAAQVIHAANEVMELTGETSRINPFQVMQWPGVMETPEQDLDSINQTLLAGFDEALKEFIAARGREGDNMKALIEQRLDAIQVEAAKVRAHMPTVVNWQRERILARFEEAKIDLDATRVEQELILLAQKMDVAEELDRLDSHVKETYATLKKGGACGRRLDFMMQEFNRESNTLASKSINTEVTASAVELKVLIEQMREQIQNIE from the coding sequence ATGATTTACAGCATGACCGCCTATGCCCGCCAAGAAATTAAAGCGGATTGGGGCACCGCCGTATGGGAAATTCGCAGCGTTAACCAACGCTACCTTGAAACCTACTTCCGCCTACCAGAGCAATTTCGCAGTCTAGAGCCCGTGCTTCGCGAGCGTTTTCGCAAAGGCCTGGCGCGCGGTAAAGTCGAATGCATGTTACGCTTTGAAGCCAACAATGCGGCGAAAGGCGAGCTAAGCATCAACAAAGATCTCGCCGCGCAAGTGATCCATGCCGCCAATGAGGTCATGGAACTCACTGGCGAAACCAGCCGTATTAATCCATTCCAGGTGATGCAATGGCCGGGTGTCATGGAAACGCCAGAGCAAGATTTAGATAGCATTAACCAAACCCTACTGGCTGGCTTTGATGAAGCGCTCAAAGAGTTTATCGCCGCTCGTGGCCGTGAAGGCGACAATATGAAAGCATTGATTGAGCAGCGTCTTGATGCGATTCAAGTGGAAGCAGCTAAAGTCCGCGCGCATATGCCAACCGTCGTGAACTGGCAGCGCGAACGTATTTTGGCTCGCTTTGAAGAAGCCAAAATCGATTTAGACGCCACGCGCGTTGAGCAAGAGCTCATTTTGCTCGCGCAAAAAATGGATGTAGCAGAAGAGCTCGATCGCCTCGACTCACATGTCAAAGAAACCTACGCCACCTTGAAAAAAGGCGGTGCCTGTGGCCGTCGCCTTGATTTTATGATGCAAGAATTCAACCGTGAATCAAACACGCTGGCTTCAAAATCAATCAACACTGAAGTGACAGCCTCTGCAGTGGAACTGAAGGTTCTGATTGAGCAAATGCGCGAGCAAATTCAAAACATCGAGTAA
- a CDS encoding YecH family metal-binding protein: MTTTTDSIHGHDLIHYVAEHQPTESALIAHFMAQYGDTLRFHTCSQQNITIEELLTFLKKRKKIVEHGGVLQVNAERLCQH, encoded by the coding sequence ATGACAACCACAACTGACTCCATTCACGGCCATGACTTAATCCATTATGTCGCCGAGCACCAACCCACAGAATCTGCGCTCATCGCGCACTTTATGGCGCAGTACGGTGACACACTACGCTTTCATACCTGCAGCCAACAAAATATCACGATCGAAGAGTTACTGACTTTTCTGAAAAAGCGGAAAAAAATCGTCGAACATGGCGGTGTACTTCAAGTGAATGCTGAGCGTCTTTGCCAGCATTAG
- a CDS encoding sugar transferase, translating to MFRMIDFFAALFGLLFLWPVMLIVVVIGLFDTGSPVFVQTRVGKNQKPFRLVKFRTMQKDTESVASHLSSSTSITKLGSFLRKTKLDELPQLINVLKGEMSLVGPRPNLFNQEELIEARQAQGIYDVLPGITGLAQVQNIDMSTPELLANTDRQMIETMTLKNYFHYILMTVIGSGRGDAVKK from the coding sequence ATGTTTCGCATGATTGATTTTTTCGCCGCACTATTCGGCCTTTTATTTTTATGGCCAGTAATGCTGATTGTGGTTGTCATTGGCTTATTCGATACGGGGTCACCTGTATTTGTGCAAACACGTGTCGGCAAAAACCAAAAGCCCTTTCGTTTAGTGAAATTTAGAACCATGCAAAAGGATACTGAGTCTGTTGCCAGTCATTTATCAAGCAGCACGTCGATTACTAAACTGGGCTCTTTTCTGCGTAAAACGAAGTTAGATGAGTTGCCTCAATTGATTAATGTGCTCAAAGGTGAGATGAGTTTGGTGGGGCCAAGACCCAACCTTTTCAACCAAGAAGAATTGATAGAGGCTCGTCAAGCGCAAGGTATCTATGATGTTTTACCGGGTATTACAGGATTGGCACAGGTACAAAATATTGATATGTCCACGCCTGAGCTTTTGGCTAATACTGATAGACAGATGATTGAAACCATGACGTTGAAAAACTACTTTCACTATATCTTGATGACAGTTATTGGTAGTGGTCGTGGTGACGCAGTAAAAAAATAA
- a CDS encoding NAD-dependent epimerase/dehydratase family protein, with product MSDGNSIFPSEKKILLTGATGFVGRHFVQRYPVSRCVVRTREQSPCLDNFQINSLSGLTIWDGAFNGIDTVIHLAGLAHASTYTQEDYQRVNVDGTLALAQQAAKAGVQRFVFVSSIGVNGQRTDLTAFSINSKPSPHNQYAQSKYDAELKLVELGMHAGIEIVIVRPTLVYGPCAPGNFGLLAKLVSKLPILPFGRVCNRRHFISVQNLCHLLMTCACAPKAAGQIFLASEGEAVSTREFTNAIARGLGKRVWQIPIPLSIMKFGAKLIGKPALAEQLLGNLEVDSSNLYDVLRWRAPYTMAQAMSFLSEQPEVSDVSHD from the coding sequence ATGTCAGACGGTAATTCAATTTTTCCTTCAGAGAAAAAAATTTTATTGACGGGCGCAACTGGTTTTGTTGGTCGACATTTTGTACAAAGGTACCCAGTCTCTCGGTGCGTTGTTCGCACCAGAGAGCAAAGTCCATGTTTGGATAATTTTCAAATCAATAGTTTAAGTGGTTTGACAATTTGGGATGGTGCCTTTAATGGTATTGATACTGTCATTCATTTGGCTGGTCTTGCTCATGCATCCACATATACCCAAGAAGACTATCAAAGAGTAAATGTGGATGGAACGCTCGCATTAGCACAGCAAGCTGCGAAAGCAGGTGTTCAGCGGTTTGTGTTTGTGAGTTCAATTGGTGTTAATGGTCAACGCACAGACTTAACGGCATTCTCTATAAATTCAAAACCCTCCCCACATAATCAGTATGCTCAGTCAAAGTATGATGCTGAATTAAAATTGGTTGAGCTTGGTATGCATGCTGGAATTGAAATAGTGATCGTTCGTCCTACCTTGGTCTATGGTCCCTGTGCACCAGGTAATTTTGGTTTGCTAGCAAAATTGGTGAGCAAGTTACCGATCTTACCGTTTGGTCGTGTTTGTAATCGTCGCCACTTTATCTCAGTACAAAATCTATGCCATTTATTGATGACTTGCGCGTGCGCACCAAAAGCTGCAGGGCAGATATTTTTGGCATCTGAGGGTGAGGCTGTTTCAACTCGTGAGTTTACAAATGCGATCGCTCGCGGCTTGGGTAAGCGCGTATGGCAAATACCAATACCACTCAGCATAATGAAATTCGGAGCAAAATTGATAGGAAAGCCGGCATTGGCTGAGCAGCTATTGGGTAATTTAGAAGTCGATTCTTCAAATTTATATGATGTATTAAGATGGCGAGCGCCGTATACGATGGCACAGGCGATGTCGTTTTTATCTGAGCAACCAGAGGTTTCCGATGTTTCGCATGATTGA